The Schistocerca piceifrons isolate TAMUIC-IGC-003096 chromosome 5, iqSchPice1.1, whole genome shotgun sequence genome has a segment encoding these proteins:
- the LOC124798342 gene encoding gamma-glutamylcyclotransferase-like, which translates to MGGKFFYFAYGSNLLAKRIHINNPSAIRISAAKLKDFRLDFGTWAERWRGAVATLVPEQGKHVWGAVWEIDKSNLADLDRQEGVNDGFYFPMQVDVEKLSGEFVNCRSYQLCDTPTKISEGDIIPENRLPSALYLDVVIQGAIESGLPDDYINQLKKIQHNGYEGVGNKLQFLISSQ; encoded by the exons ATGGGcggaaaattcttttattttgcatACGGAAGTAATTTGCTAGCAAAAAGGATTCACATAAACAATCCATCAGCAATAAGGATATCAGCAGCAAAGCTTAAG GATTTCCGACTGGATTTCGGAACGTGGGCCGAGAGATGGAGAGGTGCAGTAGCAACGCTAGTGCCAGAACAGGGCAAACACGTATGGGGAGCGGTGTGGGAAATTGATAAATCAAATTTGGCGGATTTAGACAG gcAAGAAGGTGTAAACGATGGATTTTATTTTCCCATGCAAGTTGATGTGGAGAAGCTCTCAGGAGAATTTGTAAATTGTCGCTCATATCAGCTTTGTGATACGCCAACAAAGATATCTGAAGGAGATATCATTCCTGAAAACAGGCTGCCATCTGCACTTTATTTGGATGTTGTCATACAAGGAGCAATTGAAAGTGGATTACCAGATGATTACATAAATCAGTTGAAAAAAATACAGCATAATGGTTATGAAGGTGTTGGTAATAAATTACAGTTCTTGATTTCAAGTCAGTAG